TCCCTCCGGGATGATAATCAGGGTGACCGGGTATGAAGGACGCGCGTATTCTGTTAGTCGATGACGATCCGGAGATCCGCAGACTACTCTCGCGCCGCTTAAGGCGGATGGGATATATGGTCGAGGAAGCCGGGAACGGGGAGGAGGCCGTGACGCTGGCGCGCAAGGCCGTTCCGGACGTCGTCATCACCGACATGGCCATGCCTTGCCTGGATGGCCTGGGACTGCTTGAGAAGCTTCGGAGCCTGGACCCCGATCTTCCCGTCATCGTGCTCACCGGGTACGGATCGTTCGATAACGCCATCGCGGCGATGCGAAAGGGGGTCCTCTTCGACTACCTGCACAAGCCGCTTGAGGACTTGGGTCTGCTGGAGGTGGCGGTTTCCCGGGCGCTGGAGGTCCGGATACTGCGCGCCAGGGCCAGGGAGGCGGACCAGGTTACCGCGATCCGGGAAATGGCTGTGACCGCGAGCGATAAGATCCTGAATCCCCTGAATATTATCCTTCTCAGCCTGGCGCGGCTTACCGGCGAAGGGGTCACAGCAGAGACCAAGGCTAAGGCTGTGGCGCACGTTGAAGCGGCTGTTGAGACTATCACCAGGGTCGTCCGGCAGATGCGTACGGTGGCGCGGTACACGCCTCGCGAGGTCCTCCCCGGTCTCCGGGAGATCGATCTCGATCAAGCCACTGTGGACGAGAAGAGCGATGTCTAATAGCCCGGAACTCTCATGAGCAGACGGCTTGGCCAGATCCTGATTGACGCTAAGGTCATGCAGCCGGAGCAACTTGCACAAACCCTGACGCTTCAGGGTCCAATTCCGCAGCCGCTTGGACAACTGCTGGTGAGTCAGGGGTTGGCTATGGAAGAGCAGATCGCGACGTTCCTCGAATGCGGGAAAGCCCAGTAGTGGCGACCCGGCGTATCGTCCCTCCAACCCTCGATTTCTCCCTTTGTGTCTCCTGTCTCTTTCGGTCTCAGTTGAAAACCCTCAGAGTGGTCGCCTCTTACTGATCGCTCGGCTAAGCCTTGAGGTCTGAAGTACCTTGACACTCGTTACCCCCACTCCCTATAATCGGACCGA
The genomic region above belongs to Candidatus Methylomirabilis tolerans and contains:
- a CDS encoding response regulator; protein product: MKDARILLVDDDPEIRRLLSRRLRRMGYMVEEAGNGEEAVTLARKAVPDVVITDMAMPCLDGLGLLEKLRSLDPDLPVIVLTGYGSFDNAIAAMRKGVLFDYLHKPLEDLGLLEVAVSRALEVRILRARAREADQVTAIREMAVTASDKILNPLNIILLSLARLTGEGVTAETKAKAVAHVEAAVETITRVVRQMRTVARYTPREVLPGLREIDLDQATVDEKSDV